The DNA sequence CTCAGAATTCAAGGCCAATATTTTCGAATCTGACGTGCCCACTGCCAGCATTGAGCCATCAGGGGAAAATGCTGCAGATCGTATCTTTTGCCAAGGTGTTTGCAGTGCATACGCAAACTGAACGCAAGTTAGGCCAGGTTCATCAGAAGACAGTGACCACGTCTGAATGGTACCATCCTCGACACATGACGTCAAATACTTGTGCCCAAAACGAGGATCAAACAAATACCAACACTGCATGTGTGGATTCAGAGAACTGCGACTTGGATGGCGAAAAGGAAGACACAGACACGTAGCTGAAGAATCGTAGTCTAAGTCGAGGCTGCTATGAATGTGGAAGTCCTGGGTGTCGAATACAATTAGTTGCCCGGAGGTACATGAAACGGCTAAAAATAAACCGTCAGGCGAAAATACACAAGTTCTCGCGTTGCCACGAATTTTCGAACTTGAATGAGTGGCAGATGTCATTTTCCTGACCACTTTCTTAGTAGCGATGTCTACAATACAGATATGACTAACATCTCCAGTTAATTTTGAGGCAACGACGAGAGAGCGGCCATCTGGAGAAAAGGAACAACACAGTAATAGTCCCCTTCTCTTTCGCCAAAATCTTCGCATATGAATCACTTCGGCGCTGGTAGTTTTCCAAGAACGCATTCGAACGAGAGCTAGAGAGTCTTCACTAAAAATACACACAACCATTTGACCGTCGGGTGAAAAATCACAGGACTTAAAAGATCGTGGAAAATCTGCTAGGAAACCAGTGTTGATTTGCCGTCGATTTAAGTCCCATAATCGTATCGAAGAGAATTCGCGATTGTGCCGAAGAAATGTGGTTTGTTCCACTTTCGACGCCGTTAGCAACACGCCGTCATCGTCGCTTGGAAAGAAACACGAATAGATATCTTTGTCCTCGTGTTTTAACTGAATTACAACATCGAAAAGGTGGTCATGTCTGTGTTCTGAGGGAAGCGAACGGTGCGATCTCCCCGACAAACGAGGCACAGCTGTGCGATTTGAGAACGAGAAGTCTTCCGTGGGCCGCAAACTGGAGCCCTGGTTTCCCATTTCAAGGAGACCTTTTCAGGATCACCCACTTGTTATTTGCTGGATTATTTCCATTATTCCTGAGCATTTGATCAACGTAGGACGCTTTTGTCTAAACGTGAAATCATTCCACAAAGCAACCAACGATAGACGCCACTTACCGTTGTTTTGATACTGACGCCAAGTAACCTCGCCTTTGTTTATTTCCGAGCGCAAGACTTC is a window from the Acropora palmata chromosome 14, jaAcrPala1.3, whole genome shotgun sequence genome containing:
- the LOC141866870 gene encoding uncharacterized protein LOC141866870 — encoded protein: MGNQGSSLRPTEDFSFSNRTAVPRLSGRSHRSLPSEHRHDHLFDVVIQLKHEDKDIYSCFFPSDDDGVLLTASKVEQTTFLRHNREFSSIRLWDLNRRQINTGFLADFPRSFKSCDFSPDGQMVVCIFSEDSLALVRMRSWKTTSAEVIHMRRFWRKRRGLLLCCSFSPDGRSLVVASKLTGDVSHICIVDIATKKVVRKMTSATHSSSKIRGNARTCVFSPDGLFLAVSCTSGQLIVFDTQDFHIHSSLDLDYDSSATCLCLPFRHPSRSSLNPHMQCWYLFDPRFGHKYLTSCVEDGTIQTWSLSSDEPGLTCVQFAYALQTPWQKIRSAAFSPDGSMLAVGTSDSKILALNSESLSLLFVLNAHLQPDGLRTWYQNTEVSCLAFTRTCQQVAAGYKDGRVRVWQLPLILNLQHMCRLVVINRVPACEIPQLPLPSHVIRYLLFSPLKQF